The DNA segment AACAACGAGGCCGAATCCGGCGGCGCCGTCCACCTGGTCAACAGCGAGCCGGTGATGAGCCTGAGCGGCTGCATCATCCGGAACAACGTCGCGTCGCTGGCCGGTGGCGCCATCTACGCAGCCAATGTCGGCCTGGAGATGGACGACACCCTCGTCCACGGCAACCTGGCGATCGATCGCGGCGGCGCCATGTACATCGCGGCCCTTCACGACGGCAGCTGGATCGAGGGCTGTTCGTTCCTGGGCAACACGGCGCCGATCGCCTCGGGCCTCCGGCTGGCCTATCCGATGACCTTGACGCTGCGCCGCAGCCTGGTTGCCGCGAACGGCGGCGGGGCGGGCATCGAGATCGTCGCTGTGGGCGTGGGTTCGGGCGCGGTGCTGAAGGCCGGCTGCAACCTGGTGTTCGGCAACAACGGTGGCAACGCGTGGCCCATCGGCACCATCGATCTCGGCGGCAACCTGGCGAGCGACCCGCTGCTGTGCCCCGACGGCTTGCATCCGTCGGCCGGCTCGCCCTGCCTGCCGGGCAACCGTGCCGGCGGCGACGAATGCGGCCTCATCGGCGCCCTCGGCCAGGGCTGCGGAGGCTGAGCGGGATGGCGATCATCGAAGGTCCCGGCGGCCCCGTCGAACTGGATGAACGGGGCTACCTGAAGAACGCCGCCGACTGGACGCGCGAACTGGCCCCGCTGCTGGCTTCGCGCGAAGGCCTGCGCCAGCTCACGCCCGACCACTGGCGCCTGATCGAGGTCATGCGCGCGCATCATGCCGAGCGCGGCGCCATGCCGATGATCCGCGAGCTCTGCCGCGCCACCGGCTTCTCGCTGCAGCGCATCTACGAACTGTTCCCGAAGGGGCCGGGGCAGGACGCTTGCCGCGTGGCCGGGCTGCCGAAGCCGGACTCCTGCGTCTAGCGCTCGGGCTGGCAGGCAGGGCACCAGCTGCTGGAGCGGCCCCCGATCACCATCCGCTCGATGGTCGTGCCGCAGTCGCGGCAGGGCTCGCCGCCGCGCCCGTACACGCGCAGCTTGCGCCGGAAATTGCCCGGCTGGCCGTGGAAGTTGCGGAAATCGAGGAAGGTGGTGCCACCGTGCCTGATGGCCAGGCGCAGCACCCGCTTCGCGCGGCGCAGCACCTCGCGCAGTACGGCTTCGTCGAGGTCGCGCGGCCGCGCCAGCGGATGCACGCCGGCCAGGAACAGCGACTCGTCGGCGTAGATGTTGCCCAGCCCCGCCGCGACGCCCTGGTCGAGCAGCACGCTCTTGAACGGCGCGCCGCGACCGCGCACCCGCGCCAGCCAGTCGGCGGTCTTCACCGTCATCATGTCGGGACCCACGTGGGCCAGCGCGGCCGGCGACGTGCCGTCTTCCACCAGCGTCAGGCGGCCGAACTTGCGCACGTCGCGGAAGTGGACGGCATGCCCGTCGAAGTCGAAGGTCACGTGCACATGGCGGTCGGGCTCGTAGTCGGGCTGGGCCAGGAACTGGCCCGTCATGCGCAGGTGGATCATGAGGAACGAAGCGGTGCCGGCGTCGTCCTCGAAGCGGGCGATGAGGTATTTGCCGTGGCGATGCAGTCCGGTCAGCCGGCGTTGCAGCAGCGCCGCGCGCACCGCCTTGGGCGACGGCTCGAACACGCCGCCCCAGCGGATTTCCAGGCCCGTCAGGCGGCGCCCGGTGAGTGCCGCCGACAGGGCGCGGCCGACGCTTTCGACCTCGGGCAGTTCCGGCACTACAATCCCCGCGATTCCTTGACGGCGTCATATGCAGCGTTGATCTGGCGCATCTTCTCGTCGGCGAACTTCCGGAAGTCCTCGCCCATGCCCTTGTTCACCACCACGTCGGGGTGATGCTCGCGCGCGAGCCGCCGGTACGCCTTCTTCACTTCCTCGTCGGTGGCATCGCGCGTCACGCCCAGCACCGCGTAGGAGGCGTCGATGCTGCGCCGCGGGTCGAACATGGCCGCGGCCGTCTCATAGTCGCGCGCGTTCAGGCCCATCTCGCGGGCGATCGAGCGCAGCAGCCGGTCCTCGGCCTGGTCGATGCCGGCGTCGGCCGCCGCCACACTCATCAGCAGCGCCATCAGGTCGCGCAACCGGTCGGGCTCGTGGCCGATCAGGGCCCGCACCTGGCGCGCGAATTCCTCGGCCGGGACGGCCGAATCACGCGCCTGGTTGAACAGACTGGCGGCCACGCGCCGGTCTTCGGGCGACATGCCCAGGCGGTCGCGCAGGAAGGCGTCGAACGAGCGCACTTCCTGTTCGGTCACGCGCCCGTCCGCCTTGGCCACCTTGGCCGCCAGGCTGATCATCGCCACCAGGAAGGCCTGCTGGGCCTGCCGGGCGTCGCGCACGGGGGCGCCGTAGGGGCTGTTGCCGTAAGTTCTCTGGTTGTAGCCGGTTGACCCGTAGTTGCTGGGGCCGCCCATGGACGGACGCGGGCCCGACTCGCCGATGTTCGCGCCGATGGCGCCACCGACAATGGCCCCGAACGGACCGAACATCATGAATCCGAGGCTCCCGCCCACCAGCGTACCCAGCAAACCCATGTCCGCGCGCCTTTCCGTCCAGGTTCCGGGGACCGC comes from the bacterium genome and includes:
- a CDS encoding TusE/DsrC/DsvC family sulfur relay protein, with product MAIIEGPGGPVELDERGYLKNAADWTRELAPLLASREGLRQLTPDHWRLIEVMRAHHAERGAMPMIRELCRATGFSLQRIYELFPKGPGQDACRVAGLPKPDSCV
- the mutM gene encoding bifunctional DNA-formamidopyrimidine glycosylase/DNA-(apurinic or apyrimidinic site) lyase; amino-acid sequence: MPELPEVESVGRALSAALTGRRLTGLEIRWGGVFEPSPKAVRAALLQRRLTGLHRHGKYLIARFEDDAGTASFLMIHLRMTGQFLAQPDYEPDRHVHVTFDFDGHAVHFRDVRKFGRLTLVEDGTSPAALAHVGPDMMTVKTADWLARVRGRGAPFKSVLLDQGVAAGLGNIYADESLFLAGVHPLARPRDLDEAVLREVLRRAKRVLRLAIRHGGTTFLDFRNFHGQPGNFRRKLRVYGRGGEPCRDCGTTIERMVIGGRSSSWCPACQPER
- a CDS encoding TerB family tellurite resistance protein, producing the protein MGLLGTLVGGSLGFMMFGPFGAIVGGAIGANIGESGPRPSMGGPSNYGSTGYNQRTYGNSPYGAPVRDARQAQQAFLVAMISLAAKVAKADGRVTEQEVRSFDAFLRDRLGMSPEDRRVAASLFNQARDSAVPAEEFARQVRALIGHEPDRLRDLMALLMSVAAADAGIDQAEDRLLRSIAREMGLNARDYETAAAMFDPRRSIDASYAVLGVTRDATDEEVKKAYRRLAREHHPDVVVNKGMGEDFRKFADEKMRQINAAYDAVKESRGL